A section of the Salmo salar chromosome ssa05, Ssal_v3.1, whole genome shotgun sequence genome encodes:
- the LOC106605005 gene encoding free fatty acid receptor 2-like — MVVKSGVILSVYIITFLVGLPGNILALYAFSVKIHKKPTPTDILLLNLTVSDLIFLLFLPLKMHEAASGMVWTLPWFLCNITSFVFFSTIYTSSLLLMVVSVDRYLCVAFPVQYRLRRKPLYGVVSSLVVWVFSSVHLCFIYIVENQPSSDFNACYNNFTQEQLKVVLPMRLELCVVLYIVPLLVCVFCYLNFILILNRTPNLCAEKRKRAVGMAMGTLLVFVVCFLPYNVTHVQGFIIQDNVEWRLYALLLTTVNTVLDPVTFYFSSSMFQATMKRILTGKRRTSSPGVFMTAQNNTRDIEGHSNPPTTEGGLSDK, encoded by the coding sequence ATGGTGGTGAAGAGTGGGGTGAttctgtctgtctacatcatCACCTTCCTGGTGGGCCTGCCTGGCAACATCCTGGCACTCTACGCCTTCAGCGTCAAGATCCACAAAAAGCCCACTCCTACAGACATCCTCCTGCTCAACCTGACTGTGTCCGACCTGATCTTCCTGCTCTTCCTGCCCCTCAAGATGCACGAGGCAGCCTCCGGCATGGTCTGGACTCTCCCCTGGTTTCTCTGCAACATTACCTCTTTTGTCTTCTTCTCCACCATCTACACCAGCTCCCTCCTGCTGATGGTGGTCAGTGTTGACCGCTACCTGTGTGTGGCCTTCCCTGTCCAGTACAGGCTCCGCCGCAAGCCCTTGTACGGAGTGGTGAGCAGCCTGGTGGTGTGGGTCTTCAGCTCGGTCCACCTCTGCTTCATCTACATCGTGGAGAACCAGCCCTCATCTGATTTCAATGCCTGCTATAACAACTTCACCCAGGAGCAGCTGAAGGTGGTGCTTCCCATGCGCTTGGAGCTGTGTGTAGTTCTATACATCGTGCCACTGCTGGTCTGTGTGTTCTGCTACCTGaacttcatcctcatcctcaatAGGACCCCTAACCTTTGTGCAGAGAAAAGGAAGAGAGCCGTCGGAATGGCTATGGGGACCTTACTTGTTTTTGTTGTCTGCTTCCTGCCCTATAATGTCACCCATGTACAGGGGTTCATCATCCAAGACAACGTGGAGTGGCGGCTCTATGCTCTGCTCCTGACCACGGTCAACACTGTCCTGGATCCTGTGACGTTCtacttctcctcctccatgttccaGGCCACCATGAAGAGGATCCTGACTGGGAAGCGAAGGACCAGCTCCCCTGGTGTCTTCATGACAGCTCAAAACAACACTAGAGACATAGAGGGACACAGTAACCCACCCACAACTGAGGGAGGTTTGTCTGACAAGTGA
- the lim2.5 gene encoding lens intrinsic membrane protein 2.5 has protein sequence MHSFMGGGLFCAIVGNILLVVSTATDYWMQYRLSGSFAHQGLWRYCMSGKCYMQTDSIAYWNATRAFMILSAMSCFAGIIAGILSFAHFSAFERFNRSFAAGIMFFVSTLFVLLAMAIYTGVTVNFLGKRFGDWRFSWSYILGWVALLMTFFAGIFYMCAYRMHECRRVVGPR, from the exons ATGCACAGCTTTATGGGAGGGGGCCTGTTCTGCGCCATAGTGGGGAACATCCTGCTGGTGGTCTCAACTGCGACAGACTACTGGATGCAGTACCGCCTGTCGGGCAGCTTCGCCCACCAGGGCCTGTGGAGGTATTGCATGTCGGGCAAGTgctacatgcagacagacagcatcG CCTACTGGAATGCCACCCGTGCCTTCATGATCCTGTCGGCCATGTCGTGCTTCGCCGGCATCATCGCAGGCATTCTCTCCTTCGCCCATTTCTCCGCCTTCGAGAGGTTCAACCGCTCCTTCGCTGCAGGGATCATGTTCTTTGTCTCCA CACTCTTTGTTCTGCTTGCAATGGCCATCTACACTGGAGTGACGGTGAACTTCCTGGGGAAGCGATTCGGTGACTGGCGCTTCTCTTGGTCCTACATACTGGGCTGGGTGGCACTACTCATGACCTTCTTTGCag GAATATTTTACATGTGTGCCTACAGAATGCATGAATGCAGGAGAGTGGTGGGCCCACGCTAA
- the LOC106605003 gene encoding free fatty acid receptor 2-like has protein sequence MVWVKSEVILSIYIITFLMGLPANILVLYAFSVKIHNKPTPTDILLLNLIVSDLLFLLFLPLKMYEAASGMLWNLPEFLCSITSYTFFSTIYTSSLLLMAVSVVRYLAVAYPITYHKLHKPFYSVVASTIIWLLSTAHCSIVFIIQHQPYLSQSNTSVCYENFTEQQLAILLPVRLEFFVMLCLVPLLVCIFCYLRCIWILYMIPRISPGQKQKAIGMALGTLAVFLVCVFPYNFSHVLGFFTGSSPSWRYYTLLLSAFNTCLDPIIFYFSSSAFRITTKMAIYKMLGLRQGQAAVHRESTIANMGQE, from the coding sequence ATGGTGTGGGTGAAAAGTGAAGTGATTCTATCCATCTACATCATCACCTTCCTGATGGGCCTGCCTGCCAACATCCTGGTGCTCTACGCCTTCAGCGTCAAGATCCACAACAAGCCCACTCCCACAGACATCCTCCTGCTCAACCTGATTGTGTCcgacctcctctttcttctcttcctGCCTCTCAAGATGTACGAGGCGGCCTCCGGCATGCTGTGGAACCTGCCCGAGTTCCTCTGCTCCATCACTTCCTACACCTTCTTCTCCACTATCTACACCAGTTCTCTCCTGTTGATGGCTGTCAGTGTGGTCCGTTACCTGGCGGTGGCCTATCCCATCACCTACCACAAACTTCACAAACCTTTCTATTCTGTGGTGGCTAGCACAATCATCTGGCTTCTCTCCACCGCCCACTGCAGCATCGTGTTCATCATCCAGCACCAGCCGTACCTCTCCCAAAGCAACACCTCCGTCTGCTACGAGAACTTCACCGAACAACAGCTGGCCATCCTCCTCCCGGTGCGTCTGGAGTTCTTCGTCATGCTCTGCTTGGTTCCTCTCCTGGTTTGCATCTTCTGCTACCTCCGCTGTATCTGGATCCTGTACATGATCCCCAGGATCAGCCCAGGCCAGAAGCAGAAGGCCATCGGGATGGCGCTGGGTACTCTGGCCGTCTTCCTTGTGTGTGTCTTTCCCTACAACTTCTCCCATGTGCTGGGTTTCTTCACAGGCTCCAGCCCCTCGTGGAGGTACTACACCCTACTGCTCAGCGCCTTCAACACCTGCCTGGACCCTATCATCTTCTACTTCTCCTCCTCTGCTTTTCGCATCACTACCAAGATGGCCATCTACAAGATGCTGGGACTGCGACAGGGTCAGGCTGCAGTCCACAGGGAAAGCACAATAGCCAATATGGGCCAAGAGTAG